A section of the Euwallacea fornicatus isolate EFF26 chromosome 12, ASM4011564v1, whole genome shotgun sequence genome encodes:
- the Fas3 gene encoding fasciclin-3 isoform X6 — translation MELVFNGRMLLVAAMGFFFIQGLLAAKVDVDKKEQTVLVGDPVTYMCRVAVPLQYCRVEIPGLRSFNLNKGMSNADVAYVGEGLEYGQCGFTMYRVKDNNNGEIKCTLGITNEPQESVGAMSLIVARKPQPPELDISRGADHVSVYKVDDLLQATCLVRDGRPVANISWFLGDDPIDLSELTMPTVLDLAKENLQSKVQNLTRRLQASDSGKYLRCVAYHPAYPDGQAETKRALDIKYAPLPQRQQIEEFGYEIGKAGSINVTVQANPRPTFEWSVNGQRIKEGSNDNTGIMMATLAEELGNGEYRASLRIARIGKQDTEKEYILTAYNDQGSETYKVKISTNPEPKGINKFLRRHVYGLYGYEGGVVAVIGIVVAILFVILTVSLLIFAKLNGRWCFSGSGYY, via the exons GGTTGTTGGCTGCAAAAGTGGACGTGGACAAGAAAGAACAAACAGTGCTCGTCGGGGACCCAGTGACCTACATGTGTCGAGTGGCCGTGCCTTTACAGTACTGCCGAGTGGAGATTCCAGGACTCAGATCCTTCAACTTAAATAAGGGGATGTCTAATGCTGAT GTCGCGTACGTCGGTGAAGGCCTTGAGTATGGTCAATGCGGCTTCACCATGTACAGAGTCAAAGACAATAACAACGGAGAAATCAAGTGCACCCTCGGGATAACCAACGAACCCCAAGAATCGGTGGGTGCAATGAGTCTCATTGTGGCAC GAAAACCTCAACCTCCAGAACTGGATATAAGTCGCGGAGCTGATCACGTGAGCGTCTACAAAGTGGACGATCTTCTCCAGGCGACTTGCTTGGTCAGAGACGGCAGGCCCGTGGCCAACATCAGCTGGTTTTTGG GAGATGACCCCATAGACCTAAGCGAGTTGACCATGCCCACAGTGCTGGACTTAGCCAAAGAGAACTTGCAGTCCAAAGTACAAAACCTCACCAGGAGACTCCAGGCTTCGGACAGTGGCAAATATTTGAGATGCGTCGCTTATCATCCTGCATACCCTGATGGTCAAGCGGAGACTAAACGAGCATTGGATATTAAAT ATGCGCCTCTACCCCAACGGCAACAAATAGAAGAGTTTGGATATGAGATCGGCAAAGCCGGATCCATAAATGTAACAGTGCAGGCCAACCCTAGGCCAACCTTTGAGTGGTCAGTGAATGGGCAGAGGATCAAGGAGGGCAGTAATGACAATACGGGGATAATGATGGCAACGTTGGCGGAAGAATTG GGTAACGGAGAATACCGCGCAAGCTTACGTATAGCAAGGATAGGCAAGCAGGACACGGAGAAGGAGTACATCCTAACAGCTTACAACGACCAAGGCAGCGAAACTTATAAAGTGAAAATCTCAACGAATCCAGAACCAAaag gaatcaacaaatttttaagacGGCACGTTTATGGATTGTATG GTTATGAAGGTGGAGTGGTAGCTGTAATAGGAATTGTGGTAGCCATCCTCTTTGTCATCCTCACAGTTTCACTGCTCATCTTCGCCAAGCTCAACGGACGATGGTGCTTTAGCG GTTCAGGGTATTACTGA
- the Fas3 gene encoding fasciclin-3 isoform X5, translating to MELVFNGRMLLVAAMGFFFIQGLLAAKVDVDKKEQTVLVGDPVTYMCRVAVPLQYCRVEIPGLRSFNLNKGMSNADVAYVGEGLEYGQCGFTMYRVKDNNNGEIKCTLGITNEPQESVGAMSLIVARKPQPPELDISRGADHVSVYKVDDLLQATCLVRDGRPVANISWFLGDDPIDLSELTMPTVLDLAKENLQSKVQNLTRRLQASDSGKYLRCVAYHPAYPDGQAETKRALDIKYAPLPQRQQIEEFGYEIGKAGSINVTVQANPRPTFEWSVNGQRIKEGSNDNTGIMMATLAEELGNGEYRASLRIARIGKQDTEKEYILTAYNDQGSETYKVKISTNPEPKGYEGGVVAVIGIVVAILFVILTVSLLIFAKLNGRWCFSGGATVIDYTGGDNQHHHSDITSDGVDNPHHQVSSEYINGNDMIKKDEKINTAV from the exons GGTTGTTGGCTGCAAAAGTGGACGTGGACAAGAAAGAACAAACAGTGCTCGTCGGGGACCCAGTGACCTACATGTGTCGAGTGGCCGTGCCTTTACAGTACTGCCGAGTGGAGATTCCAGGACTCAGATCCTTCAACTTAAATAAGGGGATGTCTAATGCTGAT GTCGCGTACGTCGGTGAAGGCCTTGAGTATGGTCAATGCGGCTTCACCATGTACAGAGTCAAAGACAATAACAACGGAGAAATCAAGTGCACCCTCGGGATAACCAACGAACCCCAAGAATCGGTGGGTGCAATGAGTCTCATTGTGGCAC GAAAACCTCAACCTCCAGAACTGGATATAAGTCGCGGAGCTGATCACGTGAGCGTCTACAAAGTGGACGATCTTCTCCAGGCGACTTGCTTGGTCAGAGACGGCAGGCCCGTGGCCAACATCAGCTGGTTTTTGG GAGATGACCCCATAGACCTAAGCGAGTTGACCATGCCCACAGTGCTGGACTTAGCCAAAGAGAACTTGCAGTCCAAAGTACAAAACCTCACCAGGAGACTCCAGGCTTCGGACAGTGGCAAATATTTGAGATGCGTCGCTTATCATCCTGCATACCCTGATGGTCAAGCGGAGACTAAACGAGCATTGGATATTAAAT ATGCGCCTCTACCCCAACGGCAACAAATAGAAGAGTTTGGATATGAGATCGGCAAAGCCGGATCCATAAATGTAACAGTGCAGGCCAACCCTAGGCCAACCTTTGAGTGGTCAGTGAATGGGCAGAGGATCAAGGAGGGCAGTAATGACAATACGGGGATAATGATGGCAACGTTGGCGGAAGAATTG GGTAACGGAGAATACCGCGCAAGCTTACGTATAGCAAGGATAGGCAAGCAGGACACGGAGAAGGAGTACATCCTAACAGCTTACAACGACCAAGGCAGCGAAACTTATAAAGTGAAAATCTCAACGAATCCAGAACCAAaag GTTATGAAGGTGGAGTGGTAGCTGTAATAGGAATTGTGGTAGCCATCCTCTTTGTCATCCTCACAGTTTCACTGCTCATCTTCGCCAAGCTCAACGGACGATGGTGCTTTAGCG GTGGCGCCACCGTTATCGACTATACAGGGGGCGATAACCAGCACCACCACAGCGACATAACTTCGGACGGAGTCGATAATCCTCATCACCAGGTGTCGTCGGAGTATATCAACGGCAACGATATGATTAAAAAAGACGAGAAAATAAACACTGCGGTGTAA
- the Fas3 gene encoding fasciclin-3 isoform X4 produces MELVFNGRMLLVAAMGFFFIQGLLAAKVDVDKKEQTVLVGDPVTYMCRVAVPLQYCRVEIPGLRSFNLNKGMSNADVAYVGEGLEYGQCGFTMYRVKDNNNGEIKCTLGITNEPQESVGAMSLIVARKPQPPELDISRGADHVSVYKVDDLLQATCLVRDGRPVANISWFLGDDPIDLSELTMPTVLDLAKENLQSKVQNLTRRLQASDSGKYLRCVAYHPAYPDGQAETKRALDIKYAPLPQRQQIEEFGYEIGKAGSINVTVQANPRPTFEWSVNGQRIKEGSNDNTGIMMATLAEELGNGEYRASLRIARIGKQDTEKEYILTAYNDQGSETYKVKISTNPEPKGINKFLRRHVYGLYGYEGGVVAVIGIVVAILFVILTVSLLIFAKLNGRWCFSGGATVIDYTGGDNQHHHSDITSDGVDNPHHQVSSEYINGNDMIKKDEKINTAV; encoded by the exons GGTTGTTGGCTGCAAAAGTGGACGTGGACAAGAAAGAACAAACAGTGCTCGTCGGGGACCCAGTGACCTACATGTGTCGAGTGGCCGTGCCTTTACAGTACTGCCGAGTGGAGATTCCAGGACTCAGATCCTTCAACTTAAATAAGGGGATGTCTAATGCTGAT GTCGCGTACGTCGGTGAAGGCCTTGAGTATGGTCAATGCGGCTTCACCATGTACAGAGTCAAAGACAATAACAACGGAGAAATCAAGTGCACCCTCGGGATAACCAACGAACCCCAAGAATCGGTGGGTGCAATGAGTCTCATTGTGGCAC GAAAACCTCAACCTCCAGAACTGGATATAAGTCGCGGAGCTGATCACGTGAGCGTCTACAAAGTGGACGATCTTCTCCAGGCGACTTGCTTGGTCAGAGACGGCAGGCCCGTGGCCAACATCAGCTGGTTTTTGG GAGATGACCCCATAGACCTAAGCGAGTTGACCATGCCCACAGTGCTGGACTTAGCCAAAGAGAACTTGCAGTCCAAAGTACAAAACCTCACCAGGAGACTCCAGGCTTCGGACAGTGGCAAATATTTGAGATGCGTCGCTTATCATCCTGCATACCCTGATGGTCAAGCGGAGACTAAACGAGCATTGGATATTAAAT ATGCGCCTCTACCCCAACGGCAACAAATAGAAGAGTTTGGATATGAGATCGGCAAAGCCGGATCCATAAATGTAACAGTGCAGGCCAACCCTAGGCCAACCTTTGAGTGGTCAGTGAATGGGCAGAGGATCAAGGAGGGCAGTAATGACAATACGGGGATAATGATGGCAACGTTGGCGGAAGAATTG GGTAACGGAGAATACCGCGCAAGCTTACGTATAGCAAGGATAGGCAAGCAGGACACGGAGAAGGAGTACATCCTAACAGCTTACAACGACCAAGGCAGCGAAACTTATAAAGTGAAAATCTCAACGAATCCAGAACCAAaag gaatcaacaaatttttaagacGGCACGTTTATGGATTGTATG GTTATGAAGGTGGAGTGGTAGCTGTAATAGGAATTGTGGTAGCCATCCTCTTTGTCATCCTCACAGTTTCACTGCTCATCTTCGCCAAGCTCAACGGACGATGGTGCTTTAGCG GTGGCGCCACCGTTATCGACTATACAGGGGGCGATAACCAGCACCACCACAGCGACATAACTTCGGACGGAGTCGATAATCCTCATCACCAGGTGTCGTCGGAGTATATCAACGGCAACGATATGATTAAAAAAGACGAGAAAATAAACACTGCGGTGTAA